In a single window of the Flavobacterium sp. W4I14 genome:
- a CDS encoding hypothetical protein (product_source=COG5368; cath_funfam=4.10.1000.10; cleavage_site_network=SignalP-noTM; cog=COG5368; pfam=PF10091; superfamily=46785): protein MLKTDPKKITLILVATLCSFLLVSACTKTKNGHYNPDLTIKKNLTDIELLDLVQKQTFQYFWDGAEPKSGAGRERFHVDNLYPENDKNTVATGATGFGLMAILSGIDRGYVTKKEGLDRLNKILDFLSKTDRFHGAWPHWINGETGKVRPFGQKDNGGDLVETSFVAQSLICINEYYKNGTESEKALAKKADQLWKGIDFNWYRNGQNVLYWHWSPAYKWEMNFPVKGYNECLIMYVMAASSPTHGVPAEVYHEGWARNGEIKTNFKFYGHPFTLDYQGQKNSVGPLFWAHYSYLGLNPKGLKDRYADYWENNVNHTLAIHDYCVANPKKFKGYGGNNWGLTASYSVKGYAAHNPQEDFGVISPTAAISSIPYTPKESMKVIRHLYEDLGDKVWGKYGFYDAFSETDNWYPKRYLGIDQGPMVVMIENYRSGLLWKLFMGNKDVQNGLKKLDFQFKP, encoded by the coding sequence ATGTTGAAAACCGACCCAAAGAAAATTACACTTATACTGGTAGCCACGCTTTGCTCCTTTTTGCTTGTTAGCGCTTGTACAAAAACTAAAAACGGCCACTATAATCCCGATCTCACCATTAAAAAAAACCTTACCGACATTGAATTATTGGATCTCGTGCAAAAACAGACCTTTCAGTATTTTTGGGATGGGGCTGAACCCAAATCGGGTGCTGGTAGAGAACGCTTTCATGTAGATAACCTATACCCGGAAAATGATAAGAATACAGTAGCAACCGGTGCAACTGGCTTTGGCTTGATGGCCATTTTAAGCGGTATTGATAGAGGTTATGTAACAAAAAAAGAAGGATTAGACCGTTTAAACAAAATACTGGATTTCCTTTCCAAGACTGATCGCTTTCATGGCGCATGGCCACATTGGATAAATGGTGAAACAGGGAAAGTACGTCCGTTTGGACAAAAAGATAATGGAGGAGATCTCGTAGAAACTTCTTTTGTTGCGCAGTCCTTAATCTGTATTAACGAATATTATAAAAATGGGACTGAATCTGAAAAAGCTTTGGCAAAAAAGGCAGATCAACTTTGGAAAGGAATCGATTTCAATTGGTACCGCAATGGCCAAAATGTATTGTACTGGCATTGGTCGCCAGCGTACAAATGGGAAATGAATTTTCCCGTTAAAGGCTACAACGAATGTTTGATCATGTATGTAATGGCCGCTTCTTCCCCTACACATGGTGTTCCTGCAGAGGTTTATCACGAAGGCTGGGCAAGAAATGGCGAAATTAAAACCAATTTCAAATTTTATGGACATCCCTTTACACTTGATTATCAAGGGCAAAAAAATTCAGTAGGACCATTATTTTGGGCACATTATTCTTATTTAGGTTTAAACCCGAAAGGATTGAAAGACCGTTATGCCGATTATTGGGAAAACAACGTAAACCATACACTGGCCATACACGACTATTGTGTAGCGAATCCTAAGAAATTTAAAGGTTATGGAGGAAATAACTGGGGCTTAACGGCCAGTTATTCGGTAAAAGGTTATGCAGCACATAACCCTCAGGAAGATTTTGGCGTAATCTCTCCTACTGCAGCTATATCATCAATCCCATACACGCCAAAAGAATCGATGAAAGTAATCAGGCATCTTTATGAGGATCTAGGCGATAAAGTTTGGGGCAAATATGGTTTCTATGATGCTTTTTCTGAAACCGATAACTGGTATCCGAAAAGATATTTGGGCATTGACCAAGGACCAATGGTAGTGATGATCGAAAATTACAGATCGGGACTACTTTGGAAGCTTTTTATGGGAAACAAAGATGTTCAAAATGGATTAAAGAAATTGGATTTCCAATTTAAGCCATAG
- a CDS encoding hypothetical protein (product_source=Hypo-rule applied; cleavage_site_network=SignalP-noTM; ko=KO:K21572; pfam=PF07980,PF14322; superfamily=48452) has translation MKKYINTQSFFAAAAISAVLLTASCKKDFLNVPPQAQQPSVTFWKTPEDALKGVNAIYANLRSWNNVAFNAIAIESTGSDEADKGSTPTDATFFNLYDQFTVTSTHGTLQDFWTGQYQNINLCNQVLDNIPNIPMDETLRNRYLAEAKFVRAYSYFRLVRAYGNVVLRLHVPKDNSEYNLPQSDKATVYAQIEKDLNEAAAVLPQSYGAADLGRATKGAAIGLHAKVAMYQNKWADVLSLTNQVMTMGYDLFPDFEKGFRTQNENNIESLFEVQAELVPGNPDASNSQYSQVQGVAAIMGWGFNTPSEVLANAFEAGDPRKDATILFKGETTPQGDLVPTTVPNERYNQKSYVPFAMRVSGFNEGAQQNFRVLRFADVLLMNAEAANEQGITSQALTSLNRVRARARGGNINILPDVTTTDKTNLRNAIWKERQVELAMENDRYFDVIRQGRGLAVFGPKGWKANKNEVWPIPQNEIELSGNLLKQNPGY, from the coding sequence ATGAAAAAATATATAAATACACAATCATTTTTTGCTGCAGCTGCAATTAGTGCAGTACTTTTAACTGCATCATGCAAAAAAGATTTTCTAAATGTTCCGCCTCAAGCTCAGCAACCATCAGTAACCTTTTGGAAAACTCCAGAAGATGCTCTAAAAGGTGTAAATGCGATTTATGCTAACTTACGCAGCTGGAACAATGTTGCTTTTAATGCAATAGCCATTGAAAGTACGGGTTCTGACGAGGCAGACAAAGGAAGTACACCTACCGATGCAACTTTTTTTAATCTTTACGATCAATTTACAGTTACATCTACTCATGGCACACTTCAAGACTTCTGGACAGGTCAATATCAAAATATCAACCTTTGTAATCAGGTTCTTGATAATATTCCAAATATTCCTATGGATGAAACATTAAGAAACAGATATCTTGCAGAGGCCAAATTTGTTAGGGCATATTCTTATTTCAGATTGGTGCGGGCTTATGGTAATGTTGTATTAAGACTGCATGTACCAAAAGATAATAGCGAATATAATCTGCCTCAATCGGATAAAGCCACTGTTTACGCTCAAATCGAAAAAGACCTGAACGAAGCTGCTGCTGTTTTACCTCAATCTTATGGCGCAGCAGATCTAGGAAGAGCAACAAAAGGAGCAGCTATTGGATTACATGCCAAAGTAGCCATGTATCAAAACAAATGGGCAGATGTTCTTTCATTAACTAATCAAGTAATGACTATGGGATATGATTTATTCCCTGACTTCGAAAAAGGTTTCAGAACTCAAAATGAAAATAACATTGAATCTTTATTTGAAGTACAGGCAGAATTAGTTCCTGGAAATCCTGATGCATCCAATTCGCAATATAGCCAGGTTCAAGGGGTGGCTGCAATAATGGGATGGGGTTTTAATACACCATCAGAGGTATTAGCTAATGCTTTTGAGGCCGGAGATCCACGTAAAGATGCTACAATACTTTTTAAAGGTGAAACTACTCCGCAGGGCGATTTAGTGCCTACTACAGTACCAAATGAAAGATACAATCAAAAATCTTATGTTCCATTTGCAATGCGGGTATCAGGATTTAACGAAGGTGCTCAGCAGAATTTTAGGGTATTAAGATTTGCTGATGTTCTTTTAATGAATGCAGAGGCTGCCAACGAGCAAGGCATTACTTCACAAGCATTAACTTCACTAAATAGGGTTCGTGCACGTGCAAGAGGTGGAAATATCAACATTCTTCCAGATGTTACCACTACGGATAAAACTAACTTAAGGAATGCGATCTGGAAAGAAAGACAAGTAGAGCTTGCGATGGAAAATGATCGTTACTTCGATGTTATCCGTCAAGGAAGGGGTTTAGCTGTTTTTGGTCCTAAAGGCTGGAAAGCAAATAAAAATGAAGTTTGGCCAATTCCTCAGAACGAAATTGAGCTAAGTGGAAATCTGCTAAAACAAAATCCAGGTTACTAA
- a CDS encoding hypothetical protein (product_source=Hypo-rule applied; cleavage_site_network=SignalP-noTM; smart=SM00710; superfamily=50630; transmembrane_helix_parts=Inside_1_4,TMhelix_5_27,Outside_28_133) yields MKRIILILTAMIGFVTLNSGFTTVPGAKHKTIKSQFAIVNVTATNSTSDGVYVTLENNTSGGVYSFFIPPNSPSGTVIGQIPENGDIYTVKLTSPGGAHDMWVYWEHQSHVTGLSVSGMAIGCSSCARINIFN; encoded by the coding sequence ATGAAAAGAATAATTTTAATATTAACAGCAATGATAGGATTTGTGACCCTAAATTCGGGCTTCACTACCGTACCTGGCGCTAAACATAAAACCATAAAATCACAGTTTGCAATCGTAAATGTAACCGCAACAAATTCTACGAGCGATGGCGTATATGTAACGTTAGAAAACAATACCAGTGGTGGTGTTTATTCCTTCTTTATCCCACCAAACTCGCCGAGCGGAACAGTAATCGGGCAAATACCAGAAAACGGAGACATTTACACTGTAAAATTAACTTCACCAGGTGGCGCACATGATATGTGGGTTTACTGGGAGCATCAATCGCACGTTACCGGACTAAGCGTGAGCGGAATGGCAATTGGCTGTTCGAGCTGTGCACGAATAAACATTTTTAATTAA
- a CDS encoding xylan 1,4-beta-xylosidase (product_source=KO:K01198; cath_funfam=2.115.10.20,2.60.120.260; cleavage_site_network=SignalP-noTM; ko=KO:K01198; pfam=PF00754,PF04616; smart=SM00060; superfamily=49265,49785,75005): protein MAKHLFKIFLISLLFCGTYAAYAQQKTYCNPINIDYGYTPFESFTEWGKHRATADPVIVNYKGDFYLFSTNQWGYWHSADMLNWKFHERKFLRPWNKTKDELCAPGVGIVGDTMVVFGSTYTKNFTLWGSTDPKGNKWFPLVDSLEIGGWDPSFFTDDDGKFYMYNGSSNNYPMYGVELDRKTFQPKGTRTPMYLLESWRYGWQRFGEYMDNTFLDPFAEGAWMTKHNGKYYFQYGAPGTEFSGYSDGVVVGTKPLFYDSPFTPQSDPLSYKGGGFSRGAGHGATFQDNSKNYWHISTSIICVKNTWERRMGIWPTGFDKDDVMWTNTAFGDYPLYLPSERREGGPAGPGWMLINYKKPVTVSSTLGSFNANNAVDESIKTYWSAKTANNGEWIQTDLGSLATVNAIQINYADQDAEFIGKQIGIYHQYKILSSTDGKKWTTLVDKSQNKTDVPHDYIELQKPVKTRFIKMVNIHMPTGKFAISGLRVFGNGNGEKPTKVKNLIVLRTEKDKRSAYIKWEPVDSAFAYNLYYGTAPDKLYNCIMIHDFNEYWFKAMDSQKAYYFTIEAINENGVSTKTEVKKVD, encoded by the coding sequence ATGGCTAAACATTTATTCAAAATATTTTTAATTTCATTACTGTTCTGTGGTACTTATGCTGCATACGCTCAGCAAAAAACGTATTGCAACCCAATCAATATAGATTATGGTTACACACCTTTCGAATCTTTTACTGAATGGGGGAAACACCGTGCCACCGCCGATCCGGTGATTGTAAATTATAAAGGCGATTTCTATCTTTTCAGTACTAATCAGTGGGGTTATTGGCATAGCGCAGATATGCTGAACTGGAAATTTCACGAAAGAAAATTTCTTCGCCCGTGGAACAAAACAAAAGATGAATTATGTGCTCCTGGTGTAGGTATTGTTGGCGATACCATGGTCGTTTTCGGGAGTACTTACACTAAAAATTTCACTTTATGGGGAAGTACCGACCCGAAAGGGAACAAATGGTTTCCGCTGGTGGATTCTTTAGAAATCGGTGGCTGGGATCCATCATTTTTTACCGATGACGATGGCAAGTTTTACATGTACAACGGAAGCAGCAACAATTATCCCATGTATGGCGTAGAATTAGACCGCAAAACTTTTCAACCTAAAGGCACCCGCACACCAATGTACCTGCTCGAAAGCTGGAGATATGGCTGGCAGCGTTTTGGCGAATATATGGACAATACATTTCTTGATCCTTTTGCCGAAGGCGCATGGATGACCAAACATAATGGCAAATACTACTTTCAATACGGCGCACCAGGAACCGAATTTAGCGGTTATTCTGATGGAGTGGTGGTTGGAACCAAACCTTTATTTTATGATAGCCCATTCACTCCTCAATCTGATCCTTTAAGTTATAAAGGCGGTGGATTTTCGCGTGGTGCAGGGCATGGTGCAACCTTTCAGGATAACAGTAAAAATTACTGGCACATTTCTACGAGCATTATCTGTGTAAAAAACACCTGGGAGCGCAGAATGGGTATCTGGCCAACCGGTTTTGATAAAGACGATGTGATGTGGACCAATACTGCTTTTGGAGACTATCCCCTCTATCTACCTTCCGAAAGAAGGGAAGGCGGCCCTGCCGGCCCAGGCTGGATGCTCATCAACTATAAAAAACCCGTTACGGTTTCTTCAACTTTAGGAAGCTTTAATGCCAATAATGCTGTTGATGAAAGCATTAAGACCTATTGGAGTGCCAAAACCGCTAATAATGGAGAATGGATCCAAACCGATCTGGGTAGCCTGGCAACCGTTAATGCCATCCAGATTAATTATGCTGATCAGGATGCCGAATTTATTGGTAAACAGATCGGAATTTACCATCAATATAAGATTTTATCATCAACTGACGGTAAAAAATGGACTACCCTGGTTGATAAAAGCCAGAATAAAACCGACGTGCCGCACGATTATATTGAACTCCAAAAGCCAGTTAAAACCAGGTTCATCAAAATGGTAAACATCCACATGCCAACCGGAAAATTTGCCATTAGCGGCTTACGTGTTTTCGGTAATGGAAATGGAGAAAAACCAACAAAGGTTAAAAACCTGATTGTATTGAGGACAGAAAAAGATAAACGCAGCGCCTACATCAAATGGGAGCCTGTTGATAGTGCATTTGCCTATAATCTTTACTACGGTACCGCGCCAGATAAGCTATACAATTGCATCATGATCCATGATTTTAACGAGTACTGGTTCAAAGCAATGGACAGCCAAAAAGCTTATTATTTTACCATTGAAGCAATAAATGAGAATGGTGTATCCACAAAAACGGAAGTAAAGAAAGTTGATTAA